TGTAAAAATTCAGACAGGAAAGGGTAAAGGCAGGGCAATAATAGAAGCGATAGAATACATAAAAAGCCCTTATGTTTTAATGCTTGACGGAGATGGTACTTATCTTCCTGAAGATGCAGAAAAAATGCTTATTCCTCTTTTTGAAGGATATGATCATGTAATTGGAAATCGTCTTGATACATTTGAACCAGGTGCACTTAGTCGTTTCAACCATTTTGGAAATGAAGTTATAAATTATCTTTTCAAGGTGGCACATGGACAGTACCTGCATGATATTTTATCCGGATATCGGGCATTTAATCTTGAGTCTCTTAAAAAAATGAACCTTAAAGAGTATGGATTTGAGATAGAAACCGAAATTTCAGTTGAGGCTGTAGGGGGCAGACAGAAAATTGCAGTTGTTCCAATAAGCTATAAACCAAGACCCGGGACTCCTACAAAACTTCATCCTGTAAGAGACGGTGCAAAGATAATATCTGCTGTATGGAGACTTGCCAGAGTCAGCAATCCGATTTTTTACTTTGGAGTTATCGGTGTTTTTGTATCTCTTGCCGGAGTTTTAATGGGAATCTATGTTGTATATGACTGG
The genomic region above belongs to Methanomicrobium antiquum and contains:
- the aglJ gene encoding S-layer glycoprotein N-glycosyltransferase AglJ, giving the protein MDIKKDDVCIFIPTLNEAPTIGELVRSFKKTGYNNIFVMDGNSSDDTVNIAESEGAIVKIQTGKGKGRAIIEAIEYIKSPYVLMLDGDGTYLPEDAEKMLIPLFEGYDHVIGNRLDTFEPGALSRFNHFGNEVINYLFKVAHGQYLHDILSGYRAFNLESLKKMNLKEYGFEIETEISVEAVGGRQKIAVVPISYKPRPGTPTKLHPVRDGAKIISAVWRLARVSNPIFYFGVIGVFVSLAGVLMGIYVVYDWFQGISHTEMSIFTVLLIILGFQIFMFGVIADMIVSFNRELRLEIQGLKPPKPPIK